A genomic segment from Papilio machaon chromosome 10, ilPapMach1.1, whole genome shotgun sequence encodes:
- the LOC106713776 gene encoding cytochrome P450 9e2, whose amino-acid sequence MLLLVVWVVTAVCAVWLYFRQTYTRFSRYGVRSLRPLPLFGNIARITMRQEHFSDSIERLYGAFPDDRFVGRYEFLNPMVMIKDIELIKKIAVRDFEHFLDHRAFVDEQVDPFFGRNLFALKGQEWKDMRSTLSPAFTSSKMRLMVPFMVEVGEKMMESLRMKMKNSKANCIDVDCKDLTTRYANDVIASCAFGLKVDSHTNRDNEFYKMGKVASTFDFNQLLKFLLLVSWPNISKVLRVSLFTPAIKNFFLNLVLGTMSDREAKQIVRPDMIHLLMEAKKGRLTHEEKSAADADAGFATVEESTVGKKNIDRVWSDTDLVAQAVVFFIAGFEAISAAMSFALYEMALHPDVQERLHREIREYDDRNKGAIDYTSIQSMTYLDMVVSEVLRLWPPALALDRLCVKDYSLGKANKDCTLDYVVRKGESIMIPAWSIHRDPAYHSRPLHFDPERFSEERRHLIKPFTYMPFGLGPRNCIGSRFALCEVKVLLYQLLLQVQVSPCEKTCIPAKLSPDTFNIRMKGGHWLRFTLRE is encoded by the exons ATGCTGTTGCTAGTGGTGTGGGTGGTTACTGCGGTGTGCGCGGTGTGGTTGTACTTCCGGCAGACGTACACGCGATTCAGCCGATACGGCGTGCGCTCGTTGCGTCCCCTGCCGCTCTTCGGCAACATTGCCAGGATCACAATGCGCCAGGAGCACTTCTCAGACAGCATTGAAAGGCTCTACGGTGCCTTCCCTGATGACAG GTTTGTGGGCAGATACGAGTTCCTTAACCCGATGGTGATGATCAAGGACATCGAGCTTATAAAGAAGATAGCTGTGAGGGACTTCGAGCACTTCCTCGACCACCGGGCCTTCGTCGACGAGCAAGTCGACCCCTTCTTTGGACGAAATCTGTTTGCTTTAAAAG GTCAGGAGTGGAAAGACATGCGATCTACCTTAAGCCCCGCCTTCACTAGCTCTAAGATGCGACTCATGGTGCCCTTCATGGTCGAAGTCGGCGAAAAGATGATGGAATCTTTAAGGATGAAAATGAAGAACTCGAAAG cTAATTGTATCGATGTGGACTGTAAGGATTTAACGACTCGGTACGCGAATGACGTCATCGCCTCATGCGCCTTCGGTCTGAAAGTGGACTCGCACACGAACAGAGACAACGAGTTCTACAAGATGGGCAAAGTTGCTTCCACTTTCGACTTCAATCAGTTGCTCAAGTTTCTGTTGCTTGTTTCTTGGCCCAATATTTCAAAG GTTCTTCGCGTGAGTCTGTTCACGCCGGCGATAAAGAACTTCTTTCTAAATCTGGTGCTAGGCACTATGAGCGATCGCGAGGCTAAACAGATTGTCAGACCTGACATGATACATCTGCTGATGGAAGCTAAGAAAG GTCGGTTGACACACGAAGAAAAATCCGCCGCTGACGCAGATGCGGGCTTTGCCACGGTCGAAGAGTCGACTGTTggtaagaaaaatatagacCGAG TGTGGTCGGATACGGACCTAGTGGCGCAGGCGGTGGTGTTCTTCATCGCGGGCTTCGAGGCGATCTCCGCGGCGATGTCGTTCGCGCTGTACGAGATGGCGCTGCACCCCGACGTCCAGGAGCGCCTGCACCGCGAGATCCGCGAGTATGACGATAGGAACAAGGGGGCGATCGACTATACTTCCATACAGAGCATGACCTATCTGGACATGGTGGTATCTG AGGTGCTCAGACTGTGGCCACCCGCTTTAGCATTGGACAGACTCTGTGTCAAAGATTATAGCTTAGGAAAAGCAAATAAGGATTGTACTCTTGACTATGTG GTGCGCAAAGGCGAGTCGATCATGATCCCCGCGTGGTCTATCCACCGCGACCCCGCCTATCACTCACGGCCGCTCCATTTCGATCCGGAGCGCTTCTCTGAGGAACGCAGGCACCTAATCAAGCCTTTCACCTACATGCCCTTCGGCCTCGGGCCCAGGAACTGCATCg GTTCCCGGTTCGCGCTGTGCGAAGTGAAGGTGCTACTGTACCAGCTGCTGCTGCAGGTGCAGGTTTCCCCTTGCGAGAAGACCTGCATCCCAGCCAAACTGTCCCCGGATACGTTTAACATTAGAATGAAAGGCGGACACTGGCTAAGGTTCACGCTCAGGGAGTAA